A region of Mesorhizobium sp. AR02 DNA encodes the following proteins:
- a CDS encoding asparaginase encodes MNIAVRRYPSGFRPPDRRLEHKKLDIQAQRKFPRENKMESYAGKILVLATGGSIAQTSPKDPTLLGDALVGAVPQLRDIANISVEQITQVSSPDISIENWLELARRINEALAEDDVQGVVVTHGTDTLEETAYLLNLVVKSDKPVIVVGAMRRPYSLGADGPANLYNAVAIAIDPEAKGKGVLVTLNAEIHSARDVTKTTFNLDAFKAPDFGPLGYVRNGKPHFYRSPKRRHTIASEFDANAESLPRVAILYSYVGVTPDILEAVAASGYRGVVWAGTGNGNLPKVIRPAASEAVKRGLVFVRSSRANSGIVARNDELDDDALGFVTADSLNPQKARILLMLALTQTCDPTKIQELFDSH; translated from the coding sequence ATGAACATCGCAGTCAGGCGCTACCCTTCCGGTTTTCGGCCGCCTGACCGCAGGCTCGAACATAAGAAGCTAGATATTCAAGCTCAGCGCAAATTCCCAAGGGAGAACAAAATGGAGTCATACGCTGGAAAAATCCTTGTTCTTGCCACCGGGGGCTCAATAGCACAGACATCGCCAAAGGATCCGACCTTGCTTGGCGACGCTTTGGTTGGTGCCGTGCCGCAGCTCAGGGATATTGCCAACATCTCGGTGGAGCAGATCACTCAGGTATCAAGTCCCGACATCTCTATCGAGAATTGGCTGGAACTGGCACGCCGCATTAATGAGGCCCTGGCGGAAGATGACGTCCAAGGCGTGGTCGTTACGCATGGCACGGACACATTGGAAGAAACAGCATACTTGCTAAATCTTGTCGTCAAAAGTGACAAGCCGGTCATTGTGGTGGGAGCCATGCGCCGCCCCTATTCGCTGGGCGCGGACGGCCCCGCGAATCTTTACAATGCTGTCGCCATCGCTATTGACCCCGAGGCGAAGGGAAAGGGTGTGCTGGTGACCCTGAACGCTGAAATTCATTCAGCGCGTGATGTCACAAAGACCACTTTCAATTTGGACGCGTTCAAGGCGCCGGATTTTGGCCCCCTTGGCTACGTCAGGAATGGAAAACCGCATTTTTATCGTTCGCCGAAACGCAGGCACACAATAGCGAGCGAGTTCGACGCCAATGCTGAAAGCTTACCTCGTGTTGCAATCCTGTACAGTTACGTCGGCGTGACGCCTGATATACTCGAAGCCGTCGCGGCATCCGGCTACAGAGGTGTCGTTTGGGCCGGCACCGGCAACGGCAATCTTCCGAAGGTGATCCGGCCTGCAGCTAGCGAAGCTGTGAAGAGGGGATTGGTGTTTGTCCGCTCCTCGCGCGCCAACTCCGGCATTGTCGCGCGAAACGACGAGCTTGATGATGACGCACTGGGCTTCGTCACCGCTGACTCGCTCAATCCACAAAAAGCTCGCATCCTGCTGATGCTGGCGCTTACCCAAACCTGTGATCCAACGAAAATCCAGGAATTGTTTGACAGCCACTGA
- a CDS encoding M20/M25/M40 family metallo-hydrolase: MSLEENPDVGVSHGVPQELVEKVLGHADANLNASLDRLFQFLRIPSISCDASYAPQCRQAASWIADELSGIGFAASVRSTIGNPIVVAHNKEANGPHVLFYGHYDVQPVEPLEAWDSDPFEPSLKEQPDGETHIVARGASDDKGQLLTFIEACRSWKAVTGHLPINVSMFFEGEEESGSPSMETFLDEAGEELTADVMLLCDTYLWRDKVPAITIMFRGILEEEIEISCASRDLHSGAYGNAARNPIQVLAELIASLRGANGEVTIDGFYDNIQELDEETREAILKLDFDTDAFLRNAGLSQSAGDTAYSVLEQIWTRPSCEINGIAGGHYGDGFKTIIPSTALAKISFRLVSGQCPERMQSKFRDHIRARTPADCKVKFTSFGGSSASVISSRSEYLARARAALKQEWNCEPVLIGSGGSIPVVGVVKSRLGLDSLPIGFARSDNRHHSPNEKYDQSSFHKGIRSWIRILAELSRSTTGQPSLLDGNITGTDQA; this comes from the coding sequence ATGTCATTGGAGGAAAACCCAGACGTGGGGGTTAGCCACGGAGTGCCCCAGGAACTTGTCGAAAAGGTCTTAGGACACGCGGACGCCAATCTGAACGCTAGCCTTGATCGGCTTTTCCAATTCCTACGAATACCTTCTATTTCATGCGACGCATCGTACGCACCACAGTGTCGCCAGGCCGCTTCCTGGATTGCAGATGAGCTGTCAGGCATAGGCTTTGCGGCGTCCGTTAGATCCACTATCGGAAATCCGATAGTGGTTGCGCACAACAAGGAAGCGAACGGCCCACACGTCTTGTTCTACGGGCACTACGACGTTCAACCGGTGGAGCCTCTCGAGGCGTGGGATTCCGATCCGTTTGAGCCGAGCCTCAAGGAGCAGCCCGATGGCGAAACCCATATCGTTGCTCGTGGTGCATCGGACGATAAAGGGCAGCTTCTAACCTTCATTGAAGCGTGCCGCTCGTGGAAGGCGGTGACAGGACATCTACCGATAAATGTGTCCATGTTCTTCGAAGGAGAGGAAGAAAGCGGCAGTCCAAGTATGGAGACATTCTTGGACGAGGCCGGCGAGGAACTGACCGCTGACGTGATGCTGCTATGCGATACCTATCTTTGGAGAGATAAGGTCCCCGCAATCACCATAATGTTTCGAGGCATTTTGGAAGAAGAGATCGAAATAAGCTGTGCTAGCCGTGACTTGCATTCAGGTGCGTACGGCAACGCTGCACGCAACCCAATCCAAGTTCTCGCCGAGCTTATCGCCAGCCTGAGAGGCGCGAATGGTGAAGTAACAATCGATGGGTTCTACGACAATATACAGGAGCTAGACGAAGAAACGAGAGAAGCCATATTAAAACTTGATTTCGATACGGATGCATTTCTGCGGAATGCCGGGCTCTCCCAATCTGCCGGCGATACAGCTTATTCTGTGTTAGAGCAGATTTGGACGCGGCCTTCCTGCGAAATTAACGGAATTGCGGGCGGGCATTACGGAGATGGTTTCAAAACCATCATTCCGTCCACAGCTCTTGCGAAGATCTCCTTCAGGTTGGTCTCCGGTCAATGTCCGGAACGGATGCAGTCGAAGTTTCGTGATCACATTCGTGCCAGAACGCCTGCCGACTGCAAAGTGAAATTTACCAGTTTCGGTGGCAGCTCTGCATCCGTTATCTCGTCGAGAAGCGAATATCTTGCCCGTGCCCGTGCTGCTCTCAAACAGGAATGGAACTGTGAACCTGTACTGATTGGAAGTGGCGGATCAATTCCAGTTGTTGGAGTGGTCAAGAGTCGGCTGGGCCTGGATTCTCTGCCCATCGGCTTCGCCCGATCTGATAATCGGCACCACAGCCCGAACGAAAAGTACGATCAGTCCAGCTTCCACAAGGGAATTCGCTCGTGGATCCGGATCCTCGCTGAGTTATCTCGGAGTACCACCGGCCAGCCATCACTATTGGATGGGAATATTACGGGGACGGATCAGGCGTGA
- a CDS encoding amidohydrolase family protein: MERKASIHFHHLPLFLSKQHPEFLSIFEAVNDLPIDDTHCHIVTDRDAFTTPQRFLERMSLAAMDTLPAYFPAGIYDLWLKGNEPTRHDLNKQFGIQNKVDGVIGDIAQSIFVKFLVKELAQFLGCEPKLEAVIEARNERGKNYWAYVSSLLRDVNYENVMVDTGYAEGCGAAEIERYEEGILPCRTNRLARIEMIQKELFPLDITFDEYEQRYMARLLNLLDGNGNYGKKSYGMKSYLLPYIGLIEPLYERGPAQASWQALRESFHKIPSMDRQSEYNLSKDLRRYNFTLALEECLKRDIPMQIHTGDGEAPSVILRNQDPFYLEEVCRFDRDNVMRMPKIIPLHAGYPSVGKAAWLSHLYPNCYFELSIMTPFVHQSLFQRYMQVMEVVPLSKILYASDAFHIPELYWLSGRWGKRYLAKALTEHVVGGSLGFEEAIEAAKMILYKNNRSLYKLD, from the coding sequence ATGGAACGCAAAGCCTCAATTCATTTTCACCATCTTCCGCTGTTTCTGTCGAAACAGCATCCAGAGTTCTTGTCTATTTTCGAGGCGGTTAACGATCTTCCTATCGATGATACCCATTGCCACATCGTCACCGATCGAGATGCGTTCACGACCCCGCAGCGGTTCTTGGAACGAATGTCCTTGGCCGCTATGGACACACTTCCGGCATATTTTCCTGCTGGCATTTACGATCTATGGCTAAAAGGCAATGAACCTACACGGCATGATCTCAACAAGCAATTCGGTATTCAGAACAAGGTAGACGGCGTTATTGGCGACATCGCTCAAAGCATCTTTGTGAAATTTCTCGTGAAGGAGCTTGCGCAATTCTTGGGCTGTGAGCCGAAGCTGGAAGCGGTCATTGAAGCCAGGAACGAGCGTGGTAAAAACTACTGGGCCTATGTCAGCAGCCTTCTGCGAGACGTGAACTACGAAAACGTCATGGTGGACACGGGCTACGCGGAAGGTTGCGGCGCAGCAGAGATCGAACGCTATGAAGAAGGCATACTGCCCTGCCGTACGAACCGGCTTGCTCGAATAGAGATGATCCAAAAGGAGCTTTTTCCTCTCGATATCACATTCGATGAGTACGAGCAGCGATATATGGCGCGGCTACTGAACCTGCTAGACGGTAATGGGAATTACGGAAAGAAATCCTATGGGATGAAGTCCTATCTTCTTCCGTACATCGGACTTATCGAACCTCTATATGAAAGGGGGCCTGCCCAAGCGTCATGGCAGGCTCTAAGGGAATCGTTCCACAAGATTCCGAGCATGGACCGCCAGTCCGAGTACAATCTCTCGAAGGATCTCCGCCGTTACAATTTCACCCTTGCTCTCGAAGAATGCCTCAAGCGTGACATCCCGATGCAGATCCATACGGGTGACGGGGAAGCCCCGTCTGTAATACTTCGCAACCAGGATCCCTTTTACCTTGAGGAAGTTTGTCGATTTGACCGTGATAACGTAATGCGGATGCCCAAAATCATCCCGCTACATGCAGGTTATCCCTCAGTCGGAAAAGCCGCATGGCTCAGCCATCTGTATCCTAACTGCTACTTTGAACTATCGATCATGACGCCGTTCGTGCATCAGAGTCTGTTTCAGCGATACATGCAAGTGATGGAAGTCGTTCCTTTATCAAAGATATTATACGCAAGTGACGCATTTCATATTCCTGAGCTGTACTGGTTAAGCGGCCGCTGGGGTAAGCGATACCTCGCAAAGGCGCTCACCGAACATGTCGTTGGAGGAAGCCTTGGGTTTGAGGAGGCAATTGAGGCCGCCAAAATGATCCTGTATAAAAATAACAGGTCGCTATATAAACTGGATTAG
- a CDS encoding IclR family transcriptional regulator, protein MSLNVNSDGPLDRAFAILDFVATQLKAVTAADIAKNLDLPLPTAHRLISNLESRGLLQRAAGTKRFVVGNNLVVLAGKTIGSAFRTARRHAVLQNVSAEIGEQCEIGIVRNNAVVYVDSVRVKPPQGLQFDPGHSAPLYCTSTGKIYMSMLPMKPREKLVRCLKMEQHTDRTITDPDSLLAVLEETRREGWARTNEEFVKGVVGCAVPILAPGGTLIACLGVSVPVARVTFEELQSFREPLGRAAKLLSETILQSSSDFSEEDIG, encoded by the coding sequence ATGAGTTTAAACGTCAATTCGGATGGTCCATTGGATCGCGCTTTTGCAATCCTTGATTTTGTGGCCACTCAACTCAAAGCGGTTACTGCGGCGGACATTGCCAAGAATCTCGACCTGCCCTTGCCAACAGCCCACAGATTGATCAGCAACCTCGAGTCCCGCGGACTGCTCCAGCGCGCGGCGGGCACAAAACGATTCGTTGTCGGCAATAACCTAGTCGTGCTTGCCGGTAAGACGATTGGCTCAGCCTTTCGAACGGCACGACGCCACGCAGTTCTTCAGAATGTCTCAGCAGAAATCGGCGAGCAATGCGAGATTGGTATCGTGCGGAACAATGCTGTGGTCTATGTCGACAGCGTACGAGTTAAGCCCCCCCAAGGGCTACAATTTGATCCTGGGCATAGTGCGCCCCTCTATTGTACGTCCACGGGCAAAATTTACATGAGCATGCTTCCTATGAAGCCGCGTGAAAAGCTGGTTCGGTGTCTGAAGATGGAGCAGCATACCGACAGGACGATAACCGATCCTGATTCCCTTCTCGCTGTTCTAGAGGAAACTCGCAGGGAGGGGTGGGCTCGGACCAACGAAGAGTTCGTCAAAGGTGTGGTTGGATGCGCTGTTCCAATTCTCGCCCCGGGGGGAACTTTGATTGCTTGTCTTGGTGTGTCCGTTCCAGTTGCCCGCGTCACCTTTGAAGAGCTTCAAAGCTTCCGTGAGCCCTTGGGCCGAGCAGCGAAGTTGCTATCTGAGACGATACTGCAGAGTAGCAGCGACTTTTCCGAAGAAGACATCGGCTAA
- a CDS encoding aminotransferase class V-fold PLP-dependent enzyme, with protein sequence MMQHYDVEAVRKLFPIVEKMTYLDSGFQTPMSTPVKQAFEAFIKESYETAGPKSVWIDRMEETRGKVAALLNAATEEIAFTKNTSEAMNIAANALPLKAGDNVLMIHGDHPNNTYAFLNLKKKGVQVRFIPMTEIVNADSFRPHLDANTKAISISHVAFHAGHRFDIESVGALCKEKNLYFVLDIMQAVGVVPIDAKKVGATFIGSGTHKGLLVPQGLGLLYWDRTRTELEPAYLAAISLENPPADFIARPDDMAPAATAGRFELGNFNLPAIHGLGAALDLINEIGIDKIEAHCFDLGDRLIAGLDALNIKLVGPRDRSNRAPHIYVAALPADEWIDYFASKDVRVSPERDGVRISLAMFNTGSDIDRVLDVIKERGNTTGRSSKAA encoded by the coding sequence ATGATGCAGCATTACGACGTTGAGGCGGTGAGGAAGCTATTTCCTATCGTCGAGAAAATGACCTACCTCGACTCCGGCTTCCAGACGCCGATGTCAACGCCCGTCAAGCAGGCCTTTGAAGCATTCATAAAGGAAAGCTACGAGACAGCTGGTCCGAAATCCGTGTGGATTGACCGCATGGAGGAAACTCGGGGCAAGGTCGCGGCTTTATTGAACGCGGCCACCGAAGAAATCGCATTCACGAAAAATACGTCCGAAGCGATGAACATTGCCGCGAACGCTCTTCCGCTGAAGGCGGGCGACAATGTTCTCATGATCCACGGCGACCATCCCAACAACACCTACGCATTTCTGAACCTGAAGAAGAAGGGCGTCCAGGTCCGCTTCATTCCCATGACGGAAATCGTCAATGCCGATAGCTTCCGCCCGCACCTCGACGCCAATACCAAAGCAATCTCGATATCGCATGTGGCCTTCCACGCAGGCCATCGCTTCGATATCGAAAGCGTAGGCGCGCTATGCAAGGAAAAGAACCTCTACTTTGTCCTTGATATCATGCAGGCGGTCGGCGTCGTGCCAATCGATGCAAAGAAAGTCGGCGCCACCTTTATCGGCTCCGGTACGCACAAGGGACTCCTGGTCCCCCAAGGCTTGGGCCTGCTCTATTGGGATCGCACCCGCACGGAATTGGAGCCAGCGTATCTGGCGGCTATCAGCCTTGAAAATCCGCCTGCGGACTTCATCGCCCGCCCTGACGACATGGCACCGGCTGCCACGGCTGGCCGCTTCGAACTTGGCAACTTCAACCTGCCGGCAATTCATGGGCTCGGCGCGGCTCTCGATCTGATCAACGAAATCGGCATCGACAAGATTGAGGCCCATTGCTTTGATTTGGGCGATAGGCTCATAGCGGGGCTTGATGCGCTCAACATCAAGCTGGTTGGCCCCCGCGACCGCTCCAACCGTGCACCGCATATCTACGTGGCCGCGCTGCCAGCCGATGAATGGATCGACTATTTCGCCTCCAAGGATGTGCGCGTCTCGCCCGAGCGCGATGGCGTTCGCATCTCGCTTGCCATGTTCAACACTGGTTCCGATATCGATCGCGTCCTGGATGTCATCAAGGAACGCGGCAATACGACTGGCCGCTCCTCAAAGGCCGCCTGA
- a CDS encoding aspartate ammonia-lyase, which translates to MTNAPQIERIEKDPLGPVSIPVDAYYGPQTARGIANFPISGIRISHFPNFIKALACVKMAAARANAALGDLDEQKAHVICQVCEEIAAGRHLGEFPLDVFQGGAGTSTNMNINEVIANRGLEIMGQPRGKYDKLHPNNDVNFAQSTNDVYPTAIRLAILLSRGALQRALEQLADELEAKAENFSDVIKLGRTQLQDAVPMTLGQEFLAFATTLREDVARIGEIAAFFHEINLGGTAIGTGINTNPDYQAAAVAELRAISGLPVVSAGNLIEACWDTGAFVLFSGMLKRTATKLSKICNDLRLLSSGPRGGLNEINLPALQPGSSIMPGKVNPVVPEVVNQVAFQIIGYDLTITLASEAGQLQLNVMEPVIAYNILHSLELLTNAVDVLRTKCVVGITANAETCRKHLEASTAVATALTPTIGYERAAELAKDVLASGKTIREVLAEQPDLSEDLIAQTADPHLFIRPTRSRLAS; encoded by the coding sequence GTGACGAACGCTCCACAAATCGAGCGAATTGAGAAAGACCCGCTTGGCCCTGTGAGCATCCCGGTCGATGCCTATTACGGTCCTCAGACGGCGCGGGGTATCGCCAACTTCCCAATTTCGGGAATAAGGATCAGCCATTTTCCGAACTTCATCAAGGCGCTTGCCTGCGTGAAAATGGCAGCGGCACGCGCCAACGCCGCGCTCGGCGATCTCGACGAACAAAAAGCCCATGTCATCTGCCAAGTTTGCGAGGAGATCGCGGCGGGCAGGCACCTTGGCGAATTCCCGCTCGATGTGTTTCAAGGCGGCGCCGGCACCTCGACCAACATGAACATCAACGAGGTTATCGCTAACCGCGGCTTGGAAATCATGGGCCAGCCACGGGGGAAATACGACAAGCTACACCCCAACAACGACGTGAACTTCGCTCAGTCGACAAACGACGTTTATCCGACGGCGATCCGCCTCGCGATCCTACTTTCACGCGGGGCGTTGCAGCGAGCTTTGGAGCAGCTCGCGGACGAGTTGGAGGCCAAGGCCGAAAATTTTTCGGACGTGATCAAGCTTGGCCGAACGCAGTTGCAGGACGCTGTGCCGATGACGCTGGGCCAGGAGTTTCTGGCTTTCGCGACGACGCTGCGGGAAGATGTCGCCCGTATAGGTGAGATTGCCGCCTTCTTCCATGAAATCAACCTCGGCGGTACGGCTATTGGCACGGGCATCAATACGAACCCCGACTATCAGGCGGCAGCTGTCGCGGAGTTGCGCGCGATATCCGGCCTGCCCGTCGTCTCCGCCGGAAATCTGATCGAAGCCTGCTGGGATACCGGCGCCTTCGTGCTCTTCTCGGGAATGCTAAAGCGGACGGCCACGAAACTCTCGAAGATCTGCAACGATCTGCGGCTGCTGTCCAGCGGCCCTCGTGGCGGCCTGAACGAAATCAATTTGCCAGCACTTCAGCCCGGCTCCTCGATTATGCCGGGAAAGGTCAATCCAGTGGTGCCGGAGGTGGTCAACCAGGTTGCCTTTCAGATCATTGGTTACGATCTCACGATCACTCTTGCCTCCGAAGCAGGGCAGCTGCAGTTGAACGTGATGGAGCCGGTTATCGCGTACAACATACTGCACTCGCTGGAGCTTCTGACCAATGCCGTCGACGTGCTGCGCACGAAATGCGTCGTGGGTATTACTGCCAATGCAGAGACTTGCCGCAAACATCTTGAAGCGAGTACCGCGGTCGCAACAGCACTGACGCCGACGATCGGCTACGAGCGGGCAGCGGAGCTTGCGAAGGACGTCTTGGCCTCCGGCAAAACCATCCGCGAAGTCTTGGCCGAACAGCCGGACCTTTCGGAGGATCTAATTGCGCAAACCGCCGATCCACACCTTTTTATCCGTCCAACGCGATCACGATTGGCATCGTGA
- a CDS encoding S-(hydroxymethyl)glutathione dehydrogenase/class III alcohol dehydrogenase, with translation MKSIAAVAWEANKPLSIETVEIGGPKAGEVLVEVMATGVCHTDAYTLSGLDSEGKFPAILGHEGAGIVREAGSGVTALRPGDHVIPLYTPECRQCKTCLSQRSNLCTSIRATQGLGVMPDKTTRFSCDSGEIFHYMGCSTFSNFTVLPEIALAKVREDAPFDKICYIGCGVTTGIGAVIYTAKVRPGSNVVVFGLGGIGLNVIQGARMVGADKIIGVDINPAKAEMARKFGLTDFINPKEIGNEKVVQAIQDLTDGGADYSFDATGNVNVMRQALECCHRGWGESIIIGVAEAGKEISTRPFQLVTGRVWKGTAFGGARGRTDVPRIVDWYMEGKINIDDLITHKMPLDEINTAFDLMHEGKSIRSVIVY, from the coding sequence TTGAAAAGCATAGCTGCGGTCGCCTGGGAGGCAAATAAACCCCTATCCATCGAAACCGTTGAAATAGGCGGCCCGAAGGCCGGCGAAGTGCTGGTAGAGGTCATGGCGACAGGCGTCTGCCACACCGATGCCTACACCCTTTCGGGTCTCGATTCCGAGGGCAAGTTCCCGGCGATCCTCGGTCATGAGGGTGCGGGCATCGTTCGTGAAGCGGGTTCTGGCGTCACGGCCCTGAGGCCGGGCGATCACGTCATTCCTCTCTACACTCCGGAATGCCGCCAGTGCAAAACTTGCCTCTCGCAGCGTTCCAACCTCTGCACGTCAATCCGGGCCACGCAAGGGCTTGGGGTTATGCCCGATAAAACGACACGCTTTTCCTGCGATAGTGGCGAGATCTTCCACTACATGGGATGCTCGACCTTCTCCAACTTCACCGTCCTGCCGGAAATCGCACTTGCCAAGGTTCGCGAAGACGCGCCTTTCGACAAGATTTGCTACATCGGCTGCGGCGTCACAACGGGGATCGGCGCGGTGATCTACACCGCAAAGGTTCGCCCTGGTTCGAACGTTGTTGTCTTCGGTCTCGGCGGGATTGGCCTCAACGTCATTCAGGGCGCGCGCATGGTCGGCGCTGACAAGATCATCGGAGTCGATATTAACCCTGCCAAGGCCGAAATGGCACGCAAGTTCGGCCTGACCGATTTCATTAATCCCAAAGAAATCGGCAACGAAAAGGTTGTCCAGGCTATCCAGGACCTGACCGACGGCGGCGCGGATTATTCTTTCGACGCAACTGGCAACGTCAACGTGATGCGCCAGGCACTCGAATGCTGCCATCGCGGATGGGGAGAATCCATCATCATCGGCGTGGCGGAAGCCGGCAAGGAAATCTCCACCCGTCCGTTCCAACTTGTTACCGGTCGCGTCTGGAAAGGTACGGCCTTCGGCGGCGCCCGTGGGCGTACGGATGTACCGAGGATCGTGGACTGGTACATGGAAGGCAAGATCAACATCGATGACCTGATCACGCACAAGATGCCGCTTGATGAGATCAACACGGCATTCGATCTGATGCACGAAGGCAAGTCGATCCGTTCGGTGATCGTCTATTGA